In Amycolatopsis jiangsuensis, the following proteins share a genomic window:
- a CDS encoding bifunctional methylenetetrahydrofolate dehydrogenase/methenyltetrahydrofolate cyclohydrolase → MTAKILDGKATKDAIFAELRPRVAALAERGVTPGLGTVLVGDDPGSHSYVKMKHADSAKIGVNSIRRDLPADISQEKLEAVVDDLNADPACHGYIVQLPLPRHLDANRVLERIAPEKDADGLAPVSLGRLVLGRRGALPCTPYGIIELLKRYDVELNGAQVTVVGRGITVGRTLGLLLTRRSENATVTLCHTGTRDLAAEVRRADVVVAAAGVPGIIKPDMVRPGAAVLDVGVSHVEGKLTGDVDPAVAEVAGWLSPNPGGVGPMTRAMLVSNVVEAAERAVAR, encoded by the coding sequence CGAAGGACGCCATTTTCGCGGAGCTGCGCCCGCGGGTGGCCGCGCTCGCCGAGCGGGGGGTGACTCCCGGGCTGGGCACGGTGCTGGTCGGGGACGACCCCGGCTCGCATTCGTACGTGAAGATGAAGCACGCCGACAGCGCGAAGATCGGTGTCAACTCGATCCGCCGCGACCTGCCCGCGGACATCTCGCAGGAGAAGCTGGAAGCCGTCGTCGACGACCTGAACGCCGACCCGGCCTGCCATGGCTACATCGTCCAGCTGCCGTTGCCCCGCCACCTCGACGCGAACCGGGTGCTCGAACGCATCGCCCCGGAGAAGGACGCCGACGGTCTCGCTCCGGTCAGCCTCGGCCGGCTCGTGCTCGGCCGGCGGGGGGCGCTGCCGTGCACGCCGTACGGAATCATCGAACTGCTCAAGCGGTACGACGTGGAGCTGAACGGCGCGCAGGTGACTGTGGTCGGTCGCGGTATCACGGTCGGCCGAACACTCGGCCTGCTGCTCACTCGCCGTAGCGAAAACGCGACGGTCACGCTCTGTCACACCGGAACCCGCGACCTCGCCGCCGAGGTCCGCCGCGCGGACGTCGTGGTGGCCGCCGCGGGGGTCCCGGGAATCATCAAGCCGGACATGGTGCGCCCGGGTGCCGCGGTACTCGACGTCGGCGTCTCCCACGTCGAGGGCAAGCTCACCGGCGACGTCGACCCGGCGGTGGCCGAGGTCGCGGGCTGGCTCTCGCCGAACCCCGGCGGGGTCGGCCCGATGACGCGGGCGATGCTCGTCAGCAACGTGGTCGAGGCCGCGGAACGCGCGGTCGCGCGCTGA